A single window of Mycolicibacterium madagascariense DNA harbors:
- a CDS encoding rhomboid family intramembrane serine protease, which yields MSNGLAPTPAGKKRPTWVVGGATIICFVVLLYVVEAWDALHHQELDADGIRPWTVDGLWGILWAPLLHANWEHLNGNAGFALVLGFLMTLIGMGRFVYATAIVWVLGGFGTWLIGNVGSSYETTHIGASGLIFGWLTFLVVFGFFTRHAWQIVVGVVVLFLYGGVLWGALPGTFGVSWQGHLCGGIAGVLAAYVVSGPERKARAKRPVGTAPRLSS from the coding sequence ATGAGCAACGGCCTCGCGCCCACCCCCGCCGGCAAGAAGCGGCCGACGTGGGTCGTCGGCGGTGCCACGATCATCTGCTTCGTCGTGCTGCTCTACGTCGTCGAGGCGTGGGACGCGCTGCACCATCAGGAGCTCGACGCCGACGGCATCCGGCCGTGGACGGTCGACGGGCTGTGGGGAATCCTGTGGGCCCCGCTGCTGCACGCGAACTGGGAGCACCTCAACGGGAACGCGGGCTTCGCGCTCGTGCTGGGCTTCCTGATGACGTTGATCGGGATGGGGCGCTTCGTCTACGCGACCGCCATCGTGTGGGTGCTCGGCGGATTCGGCACGTGGCTCATCGGCAACGTCGGCTCGTCGTACGAGACCACCCACATCGGGGCGTCCGGCCTGATCTTCGGGTGGCTGACGTTCCTCGTCGTGTTCGGCTTCTTCACCCGCCACGCGTGGCAGATCGTCGTCGGCGTGGTGGTCCTGTTCCTGTACGGCGGGGTGCTGTGGGGCGCGCTGCCCGGCACGTTCGGGGTGTCCTGGCAGGGGCACCTCTGCGGCGGGATCGCCGGCGTCCTCGCGGCGTACGTCGTCTCCGGACCCGAACGCAAGGCTCGCGCCAAGCGTCCCGTCGGCACCGCTCCGCGGCTCTCGAGCTAA